The Salinispora tropica CNB-440 genome has a window encoding:
- a CDS encoding indolepyruvate ferredoxin oxidoreductase family protein has product MSPGLQPSEFTLDQRYLCQDGTAYLTGVQALVRLLLDRVRHDRRAGNDAAVFVSGYEGSPLAGYDLELARRGRLLAEHGVVHRPALNEELAATAVLGSQLAAGVGRQRPDGVVGVWYGKAPGLDRAGDALRHANFAGTDPRGGAIALVGDDPAAKSSTVPSASEFALADLSMPVLVPADAADLLRYGLHAIEMSRASGLWSALKIVTNVADAASTVPVTPSWRFPTVAGGYRHRPTSRLLGAELAALEESLHRVRLPLAVEYLRAAGLNELYGHADDRIGIVAAGKSYLDVRQALRTLGMDEEALRRYRVRLLKLAAVYPLESAVVREFAAGLDEIVVVEEKRGFIESAVKDLLYGSGDAPVVCGKTDPAGRSLFRPTGELNPDVIAAGLARRLSATGRCEPVEAWQGRRRRDRIDLPVVARTPYFCSGCPHNSSTKAPPGTLTAGGTGCSTMTFFMDPKRVGDIIGVTQMGGEGAQWIGMAPFVDIDHFVQNVGDGTFHHSASLALRAAVAAGVNITYKVLYNSAVAMTGGQDAVGALPVHRLAALLLAEGATKVIVTSEDPKRLGRHPMPAGVEVRHRDDLPRSQAELAVTPGVTVLIHDQECAAVQRRKRRRGLRPQPAYKVLINERLCEGCGDCGAQSNCLSVQPVESDFGRKTRIHQSSCNADYACLQGRCPSFLTIVPGRSPHRELASVPTAKPSMPRQRVVGDFSVRITGIGGSGVVTLAQIIATAAVLDGRHVRTLDQTGLAQKGGAVVSDVRVTERAVESAARLADGECDLYLATDLLVAAQPANLAAADTARTVVVASTSPVPTGQMVTEVSGPRPDVDELCSALDRSSARATFFDARSLALRLLGDDQFANILQLGAAYQEGAIPLEAASIEQAIRLNGVGVERNLSAFCLGRLVVDDPQTVSPAAPVAQEQRPLQGDAASLRATIDAGEDTPLARRLDALVADLVAYQDLAYAREFVEFVEHVRRVEGRAGPLTAAVAGNLYKLMAYKDEYEVARLSLDERLTHDIAAQFGAGARYHYLLQPPVLRKLVRRKIRLGQWFRVVLRLLYALRRLRGSRLDVFGYTRVRRIERRLVANYRRTILAALSAANPDDPALVELASLPDMVRGFDEVKLANVTEYHRRQEQLLQSLPHPVQQVG; this is encoded by the coding sequence ATGTCCCCCGGCTTGCAGCCAAGCGAATTCACGTTGGACCAGCGCTATCTGTGCCAGGACGGCACCGCCTACCTCACCGGCGTGCAGGCGCTGGTGCGTCTCCTGCTTGACCGTGTCCGCCACGACCGGCGTGCCGGAAACGACGCGGCGGTCTTCGTCTCCGGCTACGAAGGGTCGCCCCTGGCGGGCTACGACTTGGAGCTCGCCCGCCGGGGCCGACTGCTGGCCGAGCACGGCGTGGTGCATCGGCCCGCACTGAACGAGGAGCTTGCGGCGACGGCCGTGCTCGGCAGCCAGCTCGCTGCGGGCGTCGGCAGACAGCGCCCCGACGGTGTCGTTGGTGTCTGGTACGGCAAGGCGCCGGGTCTCGACCGCGCGGGCGACGCGTTGCGCCACGCGAACTTCGCGGGCACCGACCCGCGGGGCGGTGCCATCGCGCTCGTCGGGGACGATCCAGCGGCGAAGTCGTCGACTGTGCCGAGCGCGTCGGAGTTCGCCCTGGCGGACCTCTCAATGCCGGTCCTCGTGCCAGCAGACGCCGCCGACCTGCTCCGCTACGGCCTGCACGCCATCGAGATGTCCCGGGCGTCCGGCCTATGGTCAGCGCTCAAGATCGTGACCAACGTCGCCGACGCGGCGAGCACGGTGCCGGTCACCCCGTCCTGGCGCTTCCCGACAGTGGCTGGTGGATATCGCCACCGGCCCACGTCCCGGCTGCTCGGCGCGGAACTCGCCGCCTTGGAGGAGAGCCTTCACCGGGTCCGCCTCCCCTTGGCGGTGGAGTATCTGCGCGCCGCCGGCCTGAACGAGCTGTACGGGCACGCGGATGACCGGATCGGGATCGTGGCCGCCGGCAAGTCATATCTGGACGTCCGCCAAGCGCTGCGGACGCTTGGCATGGACGAGGAAGCTCTGCGCCGCTATCGCGTACGGCTACTCAAGCTGGCGGCGGTCTACCCCCTTGAGTCAGCCGTGGTGCGGGAGTTCGCCGCGGGGCTGGACGAGATAGTGGTGGTGGAGGAGAAACGGGGTTTCATCGAATCCGCCGTCAAGGATCTGCTCTATGGCAGCGGCGACGCGCCGGTGGTCTGCGGGAAGACGGATCCGGCGGGGCGGTCGCTGTTCCGCCCCACGGGTGAGCTGAATCCCGACGTGATCGCGGCTGGCCTCGCCCGGCGACTGTCGGCGACCGGCCGCTGCGAACCCGTGGAAGCGTGGCAGGGACGTCGGCGCCGTGACCGCATCGACCTGCCGGTGGTGGCGCGAACCCCATACTTCTGCTCCGGCTGCCCGCACAACTCGTCGACGAAGGCGCCTCCCGGTACCCTGACCGCCGGCGGCACCGGATGTTCCACCATGACCTTCTTCATGGATCCGAAGCGGGTCGGCGACATCATCGGCGTCACGCAGATGGGCGGCGAGGGTGCCCAGTGGATCGGGATGGCACCCTTCGTCGACATCGATCACTTCGTGCAGAACGTAGGCGACGGCACCTTTCACCACTCGGCCAGCCTCGCGCTGCGAGCCGCAGTGGCGGCCGGCGTCAACATTACGTACAAGGTGCTGTACAACTCTGCCGTGGCCATGACCGGTGGTCAGGACGCCGTGGGTGCCTTGCCGGTGCATCGGCTGGCCGCTCTGCTTCTGGCCGAGGGCGCGACCAAGGTGATCGTCACCTCGGAGGATCCAAAGCGGCTCGGCCGGCATCCCATGCCGGCCGGCGTCGAGGTACGCCACCGCGACGATCTGCCGCGCAGCCAGGCGGAACTCGCCGTGACTCCCGGCGTCACCGTGCTCATCCACGACCAGGAGTGCGCGGCGGTACAACGGCGTAAGCGGCGCCGCGGCCTGCGGCCGCAGCCCGCCTACAAAGTGCTGATCAACGAACGGTTGTGCGAGGGATGCGGCGACTGCGGGGCGCAGTCGAACTGCCTGTCGGTCCAGCCGGTAGAAAGCGACTTTGGCCGCAAGACACGTATTCACCAGTCCTCGTGTAACGCCGACTACGCATGCCTACAGGGCCGGTGCCCATCATTCTTGACCATTGTCCCCGGCCGATCCCCGCACCGCGAGCTGGCCTCGGTGCCCACGGCTAAACCATCGATGCCGCGGCAGCGCGTTGTCGGCGACTTCTCAGTGCGGATCACCGGCATCGGCGGCAGCGGCGTGGTAACCCTGGCTCAGATCATCGCCACAGCCGCAGTGCTCGACGGCAGGCACGTGCGGACGCTCGACCAGACCGGGCTGGCCCAGAAGGGCGGTGCGGTCGTCTCCGATGTCCGCGTCACCGAGCGTGCCGTCGAGTCTGCCGCACGGCTAGCGGACGGTGAATGCGATCTCTACCTAGCCACCGACCTGCTCGTCGCGGCTCAGCCCGCCAACCTCGCTGCAGCCGACACCGCCCGGACCGTCGTCGTGGCATCGACCTCGCCGGTGCCCACCGGTCAGATGGTTACCGAGGTGTCGGGCCCACGGCCCGACGTAGACGAACTGTGCTCGGCTCTCGATCGATCGAGTGCGCGCGCCACCTTCTTCGACGCCCGATCCCTCGCCTTGCGCCTGCTGGGTGACGACCAGTTCGCCAATATTCTGCAACTAGGCGCCGCCTACCAGGAGGGCGCCATCCCGCTAGAAGCGGCCAGCATCGAACAGGCGATCCGGCTCAACGGCGTCGGCGTGGAGCGCAACCTCAGCGCCTTCTGCCTCGGCCGCCTGGTGGTTGACGACCCTCAGACGGTGTCGCCGGCAGCTCCCGTAGCCCAGGAGCAACGACCGTTGCAGGGCGATGCAGCATCGTTGCGGGCGACAATCGATGCCGGCGAGGACACCCCACTCGCGCGCCGGCTGGATGCGCTCGTGGCAGATCTCGTCGCCTACCAGGATCTGGCCTATGCCCGCGAGTTTGTGGAGTTCGTGGAACACGTACGCCGGGTGGAGGGACGGGCGGGGCCGCTCACCGCAGCCGTGGCGGGCAATCTATACAAACTTATGGCCTACAAGGATGAGTACGAGGTGGCCCGGCTCTCGCTCGATGAACGCCTGACCCACGACATAGCCGCGCAGTTCGGAGCTGGGGCGCGATACCACTACCTATTGCAGCCACCGGTTCTGAGGAAGCTCGTGCGCCGCAAGATTCGCCTCGGGCAGTGGTTCCGAGTCGTGCTCCGGCTGCTGTACGCACTGCGCAGACTGCGAGGGAGCAGGCTCGATGTCTTCGGCTACACACGCGTGCGCCGGATCGAACGGAGGCTTGTGGCGAACTATCGCAGGACGATCCTCGCCGCGTTGTCGGCGGCCAACCCCGACGACCCGGCGCTGGTAGAGCTGGCGTCTCTGCCAGACATGGTGCGTGGCTTCGACGAGGTCAAGCTCGCCAATGTGACCGAGTACCACCGGCGCCAGGAGCAGTTGCTGCAGTCGCTGCCCCACCCCGTCCAGCAGGTCGGGTAG
- a CDS encoding LysR family transcriptional regulator has translation MADHADFSLAQLRYFVTSAEMGNISGAAQQLHASQSAVSMAIQRLEKQLDTKLFFRHRTKGVSLTPSGRVLLDPAKSLLAQAQEMLAHSREWQGETCGMLNVAVLRSVAPDLVPAVMSRVKKMRPGLAVTVHEGTMDDVLELLRTGTCELAVVPELPGQALSFARLAKVLMAAVVAWSDPLAPVGRATLRQLATRRLLVADLDVDRQVGLDTRTRLFADAGTPTPEVVLTSSIATMLGLVGVGEGFALLYRTAASQCYRQELAWIDIVSERPCASWLGVATIPGLALSSRAELFVSLLDDAVRSVYCTTADDGVSSPGSTDIFDHGASFATDPAAPAWST, from the coding sequence GTGGCCGATCACGCGGACTTCAGCCTGGCTCAACTCCGGTACTTCGTAACTTCCGCCGAGATGGGAAACATATCCGGCGCGGCACAGCAATTACATGCTTCGCAGTCGGCCGTCTCGATGGCGATCCAGCGCCTGGAGAAACAACTGGACACCAAGCTGTTCTTCCGGCACCGCACCAAAGGAGTCAGCCTGACTCCCAGCGGCCGCGTCCTGCTCGACCCCGCGAAGTCGTTGCTGGCCCAGGCGCAGGAGATGCTCGCCCACAGCCGCGAGTGGCAGGGCGAGACCTGCGGAATGCTCAATGTGGCCGTTCTCCGCTCAGTCGCGCCCGATCTGGTGCCGGCTGTGATGAGCCGAGTAAAGAAGATGCGCCCTGGGCTGGCGGTCACCGTCCACGAGGGAACCATGGACGATGTTCTCGAACTGCTGCGCACGGGCACGTGTGAACTCGCCGTAGTCCCGGAGCTGCCAGGTCAGGCTCTGTCGTTCGCCCGGCTGGCGAAGGTGCTCATGGCAGCGGTCGTTGCATGGTCCGATCCGCTGGCGCCCGTGGGGCGCGCAACGCTTCGACAGTTGGCCACCCGGCGTCTCCTCGTGGCCGACCTGGACGTTGATCGCCAAGTCGGCCTGGACACCCGGACACGGCTGTTCGCCGACGCCGGCACCCCCACGCCAGAGGTGGTGCTGACATCGAGCATCGCCACGATGCTTGGCCTCGTCGGGGTCGGCGAGGGCTTCGCCCTGCTATACCGGACCGCAGCCAGCCAGTGCTACCGACAGGAACTCGCCTGGATCGACATCGTCTCCGAACGCCCGTGCGCATCCTGGCTTGGTGTGGCGACCATACCCGGCCTGGCTCTCAGCAGCCGTGCGGAGCTATTCGTTTCCCTGCTCGATGACGCTGTCCGGAGCGTCTACTGCACGACGGCGGACGACGGGGTGAGTTCCCCTGGCAGCACTGATATCTTCGATCATGGAGCCTCTTTTGCTACGGACCCCGCCGCACCCGCCTGGTCGACCTAG
- a CDS encoding MaoC family dehydratase translates to MTTTTTLAGLPSLKGCVLGPSSWSEITQERVGTFADATDDHQWIHVDADRAVRESPFGGPIGHGFLTLSLMIPMWSEILTVSDAGMVVNYGLNRVRFPAAVPVGAKLRLSATLVDIEPVRGGLQVTAAASVERQGDDKPVCVAEPVFRFLG, encoded by the coding sequence ATGACCACTACGACCACCCTGGCCGGACTGCCCTCGCTGAAGGGATGTGTGCTCGGCCCAAGCTCCTGGAGTGAGATTACGCAGGAGCGCGTCGGCACCTTCGCCGACGCCACCGACGACCACCAGTGGATCCACGTCGATGCCGATCGGGCGGTGAGAGAGAGCCCCTTCGGCGGTCCGATCGGCCACGGCTTCCTGACCCTGTCGTTGATGATCCCAATGTGGAGCGAGATTCTCACCGTCTCGGATGCCGGCATGGTGGTGAACTACGGGCTCAACAGGGTCCGCTTCCCTGCTGCTGTTCCGGTCGGTGCCAAGCTACGCCTGTCCGCCACCCTCGTCGATATCGAACCGGTTAGGGGCGGACTGCAGGTGACGGCCGCCGCCTCGGTTGAACGACAGGGCGACGACAAGCCCGTCTGTGTCGCCGAACCCGTCTTTCGCTTCCTGGGCTGA
- a CDS encoding S-methyl-5'-thioadenosine phosphorylase — protein MSAPNLNADIGVIGGTGLYELLGETEEVKISTPYGAPSDLITVAELNSRQVAFLPRHGRDHRFPPHRIPYRANIWALRSLGVRQILAPCAVGGLRPDFIAGTFVVPDQLIDRTSGREQTFCDTGAVHTTFAEPYCPDGRRAALAAAERVNRVDGGTMVVIDGPRFSTRAESRWHAAAGGTIINMTGQPEAALARELALCYTSIALVTDLDAGVEGSQGVTHDEVLRAFAKNVTVLRRVLFDAVAALPVERTCPCSRAFAVPVDLDAG, from the coding sequence ATGAGCGCTCCGAATCTGAACGCGGACATCGGCGTCATCGGCGGCACGGGTCTGTACGAGTTGCTGGGCGAGACCGAAGAGGTGAAAATCTCCACGCCGTATGGCGCGCCGTCGGATCTGATCACGGTGGCAGAGTTGAACAGCCGCCAGGTCGCCTTCCTACCGCGGCACGGGCGGGACCACCGTTTCCCGCCGCACAGAATCCCGTACCGGGCCAACATCTGGGCGCTGCGTTCGCTGGGTGTGCGGCAGATCCTTGCACCGTGCGCAGTGGGCGGCCTTCGGCCGGACTTCATTGCCGGCACGTTCGTCGTGCCGGATCAGCTGATCGACCGCACGAGTGGGCGGGAGCAGACCTTCTGCGACACCGGCGCAGTGCATACGACCTTCGCAGAGCCGTATTGCCCGGACGGGCGCCGCGCCGCGTTGGCCGCGGCGGAACGGGTAAACCGCGTCGACGGCGGCACCATGGTCGTAATCGACGGGCCACGGTTCTCGACCCGTGCCGAGTCACGGTGGCACGCGGCCGCCGGCGGCACCATCATCAACATGACCGGCCAGCCCGAGGCCGCGCTCGCCCGCGAGCTCGCACTCTGCTACACCAGCATCGCTTTGGTAACCGACCTCGACGCCGGCGTGGAAGGCAGCCAGGGCGTGACCCACGACGAGGTGCTGCGGGCCTTTGCGAAGAACGTGACCGTCCTGCGACGCGTACTCTTCGATGCCGTCGCTGCGCTACCGGTGGAACGCACCTGTCCCTGCTCGCGCGCCTTCGCCGTTCCCGTGGACCTCGACGCCGGTTGA
- a CDS encoding 3-deoxy-7-phosphoheptulonate synthase class II has protein sequence MRPGVERSIRHSPPATNDGDRELCLDRWRELPRRQVPPWPDPAEVAAVCATLGKMPPIVTPYEVDELRHRLAEVCEGRAFLLQGGDCAETFTGNTESHLLGTTRTLLQMAMAITYGGSVPVVKVARLAGQYGKPRSSATDSLGLPAYRGDIINARHPAESARAADPQRMIDAYANSAVAMNLIRAYPPDDLTDLEELYDDTYDLIRASPAGARYQVISGEIDRARGFVRAWGPSERHALRESKVYCSHEALVLEYDRALTRINDGRAYALSGHFLWVGERTRQLDHAHVDFVARIANPIGVKLGPAASPHAAIELCERLNPENLPGRLTLISRMGNRQVRDVFPAIVDKVTAAGAKVVWQCDPMHGNTEQSSHGFKTRRLDRVVDELLGYFDVHRSLGTHPGGVHVELTGENVTECLDGIRGVEDQHLPDRYETACDPRLNMRQSLELALLVAEILRG, from the coding sequence ATGCGACCCGGCGTGGAGCGGTCGATCCGCCATTCGCCACCAGCGACGAACGATGGCGACAGAGAACTCTGCCTAGACCGGTGGCGCGAGCTACCCCGGCGGCAGGTGCCACCCTGGCCCGATCCCGCCGAGGTGGCAGCAGTGTGCGCGACACTCGGCAAAATGCCGCCGATCGTCACACCCTACGAGGTCGATGAACTGCGTCACCGCCTGGCCGAGGTATGCGAAGGACGCGCCTTCCTGTTACAGGGCGGCGACTGCGCCGAGACGTTCACCGGAAACACTGAGAGCCACCTGCTGGGCACCACGCGGACGCTGCTGCAGATGGCGATGGCGATAACGTACGGCGGTTCCGTTCCGGTGGTGAAGGTGGCGCGCCTCGCCGGCCAGTACGGGAAGCCCCGATCCTCGGCGACCGATTCCCTGGGGTTGCCCGCGTACCGTGGCGATATTATCAATGCGCGGCACCCGGCCGAGTCGGCGCGGGCCGCCGATCCGCAGCGCATGATCGATGCGTACGCGAATTCCGCGGTCGCGATGAACCTCATCCGCGCCTATCCGCCGGACGATCTGACCGACCTCGAAGAGCTGTACGACGATACCTACGACCTCATCCGCGCTTCCCCGGCCGGAGCCCGGTACCAGGTCATCTCCGGCGAGATCGACCGGGCGCGCGGCTTCGTCCGCGCGTGGGGGCCGAGCGAGCGCCACGCGTTGCGGGAATCAAAGGTGTACTGCTCGCACGAGGCGCTGGTGCTCGAGTACGACCGGGCGCTGACCCGAATCAACGACGGCCGGGCATACGCGTTGTCGGGTCACTTTCTGTGGGTCGGCGAACGCACCCGCCAGCTTGACCACGCGCACGTCGACTTTGTCGCGCGTATCGCCAACCCAATCGGCGTGAAGCTCGGCCCGGCCGCCAGCCCGCATGCTGCGATCGAGCTGTGCGAGCGGCTCAACCCCGAGAACCTGCCCGGGCGGCTCACCCTGATCAGCCGCATGGGCAACCGCCAGGTACGTGACGTGTTTCCGGCGATCGTCGACAAGGTCACGGCCGCGGGCGCCAAGGTCGTTTGGCAGTGCGATCCGATGCACGGCAACACCGAGCAGTCCTCACACGGCTTCAAGACCCGGCGCCTCGACCGGGTCGTTGACGAGTTGCTGGGCTACTTCGACGTGCACCGCAGTCTGGGCACCCATCCGGGAGGCGTCCACGTCGAGCTCACCGGTGAGAACGTCACCGAGTGCCTCGACGGGATACGTGGCGTCGAGGACCAACACCTACCGGATCGCTACGAGACTGCCTGCGACCCGCGGCTGAACATGCGGCAGAGCTTAGAACTCGCGTTGCTGGTCGCCGAGATTCTACGCGGCTGA
- a CDS encoding Dabb family protein, whose protein sequence is MITHIVLFKLKDGVDRDARQVTEAVELAREVGRHVPELVDWRTGWNTVDRDIAYDFAAIGVLADLVALQRYQENAFHRAAIEKWRLISDWVVADLADPD, encoded by the coding sequence ATGATCACGCATATCGTACTCTTCAAGCTCAAGGATGGCGTAGACCGCGACGCCCGGCAGGTCACCGAGGCGGTGGAGCTCGCCCGTGAGGTCGGCCGCCACGTACCGGAACTCGTCGACTGGCGCACCGGCTGGAACACGGTCGACCGGGACATCGCCTACGACTTCGCCGCCATTGGCGTGCTGGCTGATCTGGTGGCACTGCAGCGCTACCAGGAAAATGCATTCCACCGAGCCGCCATCGAGAAGTGGAGACTGATATCCGACTGGGTCGTGGCCGACCTGGCTGACCCTGATTGA
- a CDS encoding phenylacetate--CoA ligase family protein, with protein MFTQYYPEDAALTVELRNQVEAFIAGKWDAAMLAAHQTRKLREVVAFARDNSPFYGERLVGVTDEVIAALHPGNLRDLPFTTKDDLRRAQFDMLSRPLSDAWIFYETTGTTGVATPCPRTNVDSLHNNTILTAYYRDIFGARGSGQVIGISGPSELHSTGDTFGDVCRSLGHAVAKMWPHSPMVGFDRALELMRRLPVTGLFCTPGMAMHLAQRAIDAGLRPRLDFSLDLLLLTGELLSPSLLTNIGLLWDAEVHNVLYASQEASVLAAATSDGRLRTAPLINLYEVIDPDSGEPVDSDGAGQCYGELVVTNLYLGAKPLIRYRTGDLVRMTESGVSAAVPAPSVEVLGRAHDRLTLNGHLISGYDFENLLLGQFRGFCDYQVTIKRDDAGVDRVALTLRSDPTIGFPSVEGAVQQCLDELDTPLTVRFGTPGAITGTGAMVSWKAARVIDQRTGQSDEVEAAENIAASRS; from the coding sequence ATGTTCACACAGTACTATCCGGAAGACGCCGCTCTCACAGTCGAGCTGCGTAATCAGGTTGAGGCGTTCATTGCCGGCAAGTGGGACGCGGCGATGCTGGCAGCGCACCAGACCCGCAAGCTGCGTGAGGTCGTTGCTTTTGCCCGCGACAACTCGCCGTTTTACGGGGAGCGCCTGGTCGGGGTGACCGACGAGGTGATCGCGGCCCTGCACCCCGGTAACCTGCGCGACCTCCCGTTCACGACGAAGGATGACCTGCGGCGGGCGCAGTTCGACATGTTGTCGCGGCCGCTCTCCGACGCGTGGATCTTCTACGAAACCACGGGCACCACTGGTGTTGCGACACCGTGTCCACGTACCAATGTGGACTCTTTACACAACAACACCATTCTCACGGCGTACTACCGCGACATTTTCGGCGCGCGTGGCAGCGGCCAGGTCATCGGTATCTCGGGCCCGAGTGAGCTGCACTCTACCGGCGACACCTTCGGCGACGTTTGCCGCAGCCTGGGCCACGCGGTCGCCAAGATGTGGCCACACTCGCCGATGGTCGGCTTCGACCGGGCCCTGGAACTGATGCGTCGGCTACCCGTGACCGGCCTGTTCTGCACGCCCGGCATGGCCATGCACCTGGCACAGCGAGCCATCGACGCCGGGCTGCGGCCGCGGCTGGACTTCTCCCTCGATCTGCTGCTGCTCACCGGCGAGCTGCTCTCGCCTAGTCTGCTGACCAACATCGGCCTGCTCTGGGACGCCGAGGTGCACAACGTGCTCTACGCCTCACAGGAGGCCTCCGTGCTAGCGGCGGCGACTTCGGACGGTCGGCTGCGAACCGCCCCGCTGATCAACCTCTACGAGGTCATCGATCCCGACAGCGGGGAACCGGTCGATTCCGACGGTGCCGGCCAGTGCTACGGCGAGCTCGTGGTCACCAACCTCTACTTGGGCGCCAAGCCTCTCATCAGATACCGCACCGGAGACCTGGTCCGGATGACCGAGTCTGGCGTGTCTGCCGCCGTGCCCGCACCCTCGGTCGAGGTCCTCGGCCGGGCACACGATCGGTTGACGCTCAACGGACACCTCATCAGCGGATATGACTTCGAGAATCTTTTGCTCGGCCAGTTCCGTGGCTTCTGTGACTACCAGGTCACAATCAAGCGCGACGATGCTGGCGTCGATCGAGTCGCTCTGACGCTGCGGTCCGATCCCACCATCGGCTTTCCGAGCGTCGAGGGTGCCGTGCAGCAGTGCCTCGACGAGCTCGACACGCCGCTGACCGTACGGTTCGGCACTCCCGGCGCGATCACCGGGACTGGCGCGATGGTGAGCTGGAAGGCTGCCCGCGTGATCGACCAGCGGACCGGCCAGTCGGACGAGGTCGAAGCGGCCGAGAACATCGCGGCGTCGAGGTCCTGA
- the ilvE gene encoding branched-chain-amino-acid transaminase yields MAGLDRAASPGLRLGRWAYHRGEFVPASDPQLPLSTQALHYGIGVFEGIRAYRSADGLFLFRAYDHYERMLRGCRTLRIPLPGKPGDLVDITVELLRRNAHDEDVYVRPVAYKLSLLPGMPPGVFLSGLSDAMSIISYSLPVERLGQGVRCGISSWRRPPRDTLPAQAKITGGYVTSAFATDEARAGGQDDAILLDRSGNVAEATTANVFTVRDGCLVTPPTTGDLLPGITRDTLLTLIREVGLPVAERSVSPAELFSADEVFLCSTGKGVVPVIAVAGRDVGTGAIGPVTAKVRALYAAATTMPGGIHADWLTPVMETP; encoded by the coding sequence ATGGCGGGCTTGGACCGGGCAGCGTCGCCCGGACTGCGGCTCGGACGCTGGGCCTACCACCGCGGCGAGTTCGTGCCGGCGTCTGATCCGCAGTTGCCGCTCAGCACGCAGGCTTTGCACTATGGGATCGGTGTATTCGAGGGGATTCGGGCGTACCGCAGCGCTGACGGCCTGTTTCTGTTCCGTGCGTACGACCACTACGAGCGCATGCTGCGTGGCTGCCGAACGCTGAGGATTCCGCTGCCGGGGAAGCCCGGCGATCTGGTCGACATCACCGTCGAGCTGCTGCGGCGCAATGCTCACGATGAAGACGTGTACGTGCGGCCGGTGGCCTACAAGCTCTCGTTGCTGCCCGGCATGCCACCTGGCGTATTCCTGAGCGGGCTGTCGGACGCCATGTCGATCATCAGCTACAGCCTGCCGGTTGAGCGGCTCGGCCAGGGCGTGCGGTGTGGCATCAGCTCCTGGCGGCGCCCGCCACGCGACACACTGCCCGCCCAGGCGAAGATCACCGGAGGCTATGTGACGAGCGCTTTCGCTACCGACGAGGCACGAGCAGGCGGGCAGGACGACGCCATCCTGCTTGACCGCTCGGGCAACGTGGCCGAGGCGACAACCGCCAACGTCTTCACGGTCCGCGACGGTTGCCTGGTCACCCCCCCGACAACCGGAGACCTGCTGCCCGGCATTACCAGGGACACGCTCCTCACGCTCATCCGCGAGGTGGGCCTGCCCGTCGCTGAGCGGTCGGTCAGCCCCGCCGAGCTGTTCTCCGCAGACGAGGTTTTCCTCTGTTCCACCGGCAAAGGTGTGGTGCCGGTCATCGCCGTGGCAGGCCGTGACGTCGGCACCGGTGCGATCGGCCCAGTTACCGCCAAGGTCCGTGCGCTCTACGCGGCCGCGACGACCATGCCGGGCGGTATTCACGCGGACTGGCTTACTCCCGTCATGGAGACACCGTGA
- a CDS encoding ornithine cyclodeaminase family protein — translation MLLLSGKQVLELYSPADAYQVIADVMRRYSGGGVVQPVRTVLSSDRDASLFASMPCHVSGEVDSGFGLKAVLHVPGNAERGLVSHVGAILVFHPDTGQPLAVIDAAAVTSLRTAAASAVATDALARADAGDLALLGAGVQARSHLVAMNRIRTLRRVRVWNRTPAHAEQFRAWARSLVEVDVELMPTPAAALRGADVVCTTLGSSDPVVSAADIAPGCHVNAVGASVPSKRELDSEAVASCSVFVDSREAAMRESSEITMPLAERLIPGDWYFPEIGEVLLGRHPGRTDRDERTLYKSLGMAAQDVASGFAIVRAAQRLGVGTVTDIFS, via the coding sequence ATGCTGCTGTTGAGCGGTAAGCAAGTGCTGGAGCTGTATTCGCCGGCCGACGCGTACCAGGTCATCGCGGACGTCATGCGTCGTTACAGCGGCGGCGGCGTCGTGCAGCCGGTGCGTACGGTGCTCAGCTCCGACCGTGACGCGTCACTCTTCGCGTCCATGCCCTGTCATGTTTCCGGCGAGGTCGACTCGGGTTTCGGACTCAAGGCCGTACTTCACGTGCCCGGCAACGCCGAGCGCGGCCTCGTGTCGCATGTGGGTGCCATCCTCGTCTTCCACCCTGACACCGGGCAACCGCTGGCCGTCATCGACGCCGCAGCGGTCACGAGTCTGCGTACGGCCGCAGCTTCGGCCGTAGCAACCGACGCATTGGCCCGCGCGGATGCCGGGGACCTAGCCCTGCTGGGCGCCGGAGTGCAGGCCCGCAGTCACCTGGTGGCCATGAACCGGATCCGGACCCTGCGCCGGGTTCGCGTGTGGAACCGCACTCCCGCCCACGCCGAGCAGTTTCGGGCCTGGGCCCGCTCCCTGGTAGAGGTCGACGTCGAGCTGATGCCGACGCCGGCCGCTGCGCTGCGCGGCGCCGACGTGGTATGCACCACGCTGGGCAGCAGCGATCCGGTGGTCTCCGCAGCCGACATCGCCCCAGGTTGCCACGTTAACGCGGTCGGGGCATCGGTGCCCAGCAAGCGGGAGCTCGACTCGGAGGCGGTCGCGTCGTGTTCTGTCTTCGTCGACAGCCGCGAGGCGGCCATGCGCGAGTCCTCCGAGATCACCATGCCGCTCGCGGAGCGACTCATCCCAGGTGACTGGTACTTCCCCGAGATCGGCGAGGTACTCCTCGGCCGGCACCCGGGCCGCACAGACCGCGACGAACGAACCCTCTACAAGTCGCTGGGCATGGCGGCGCAGGATGTCGCGTCGGGCTTTGCCATCGTACGAGCTGCCCAGCGACTCGGCGTCGGCACGGTGACCGACATCTTCAGCTGA